A region of Apus apus isolate bApuApu2 chromosome 14, bApuApu2.pri.cur, whole genome shotgun sequence DNA encodes the following proteins:
- the MRPL28 gene encoding 39S ribosomal protein L28, mitochondrial, with amino-acid sequence MPLHPFPPRLWPALRLREGICSRLPEHYLRELREQPPPSPVHWRPLGLRYRRNPRTGERERVQDVPVPVHLPPAAHEGLWGGEGWIRGFRYARNDKLSTRLPKTWKPQLFERRFYSEILDATLTITVTMRTLDLIDAAYGFDFYILKTPKADMCSKLGMDLKRTMLLRLARRDPKLHPDDPARREAIYNKYQEFVIPEEEAEWVGLSLEEAIEKQRLLEKKDPVPLFKVYAEELVNQLKEQALQKQ; translated from the exons ATGCCGCTGCACCCGTTCCCGCCGCGGCTCTGGCCCGCCCTGCGGCTGCGGGAGGGGATCTGCTCCCGGCTGCCCGAGCACTAcctgcgggagctgcgggagcaGCCGCCGCCCAGCCCGGTGCACTGGCGGCCGCTGGGGCTGCGCTACCGGCGGAACCCGCGCACCGGCGAGCGGGAGCGGGTGCAGGACGTGCCGGTGCCGGTTCACCTGCCGCCCGCCGCCCACGAGGGGCTGTGGGGCGGCGAGGGCTGGATCCGCGGGTTCCGCTACGCGCGCAACGACAAG ctctccacCCGGCTGCCCAAGACGTGGAAGCCGCAGCTGTTCGAGCGGCGGTTCTACAGCGAGATCCTGGACGCCACGCTCACCATCACGGTCACCATGCGGACCCTGGACCTCATCGACGCGGCCTATGGCTTCGACTTCTACATCCTGAAG ACCCCAAAAGCCGACATGTGCTCCAAGCTGGGGATGGACTTGAAGCGGACGATGCTGCTGCGGCTGGCACGGCGGGACCCCAAGCTGCACCCTGATGATCCCGCCAGGAGAGAGGCCATCTATAACAAGTACCAG GAATTTGTGATCccagaagaggaagctgaatGGGTTGGCTTGAGTTTAGAAGAAGCAATAGAAAAACAGAGGCTCCTAGAAAAAAAG gACCCTGTCCCACTCTTTAAGGTGTATGCTGAAGAGCTTGTCAACCAGCTGAAGGAAcaggctctgcagaagcagtAG